In a genomic window of Caloenas nicobarica isolate bCalNic1 chromosome 1, bCalNic1.hap1, whole genome shotgun sequence:
- the MBTPS2 gene encoding membrane-bound transcription factor site-2 protease isoform X3, which yields MIPIPVVVCVLGGWCAIYLVDTLLKSSNSLKASYEDWLLTYGLSVSPFHMRWQTALFNRQFYNWGRWKPRFLYLWFSIGMVFGIVAMFGSVILLGKTLIQTLTQMLTEAPKAQNDRMLQVVVPGVNLPVSQLTYFFSAILISGVIHEVGHGVAAIREQVRFNGFGIFIFIVYPGAFVDLFTTHLQLISPVQQLRIFCAGVWHNFVLGVASFIVLFLLPAILFPFYYTGVGALVTEVAEDSPANGPRGLFVGDIVTNLQDCPVYSVEDWNSCLGDISEKSQVGYCISAATLQQLSFPARVYRRLDGTVECCSNNSLTDICFSYSNKLDSHLYACLPARKVIEASKVCRSNMDCQKDFVPSFCVTPSLENQTRLIRVKHPPHIDMLYVGHPMHLQYTVSLSSFVPRQNFLSIDLPVVIETFCKFCMLQ from the exons ATGATCCCGATCCCGGTGGTGGTGTGCGTGCTGGGGGGCTGGTGCGCCATCTACCTGGTGGATACGCTGCTCAAG TCATCCAACTCTCTGAAGGCATCTTATGAAGACTGGCTGCTGACGTATGGCTTGAGTGTCTCTCCTTTTCACATGCGATGGCAAACAGCTCTCTTCAACCGCCAGTTCTACAACTGGGGGAGATGGAAGCCcagatttctgtatttatg GTTCAGCATAGGAATGGTGTTCGGTATAGTTGCCATGTTTGGCTCTGTTATTCTTCTCGGAAAGACACTGATACAAACACTGACACAGATGCTCACCGAGGCACCAAAAGCCCAGAATGATCGTATGCTGCAAGTTGTG GTGCCTGGTGTAAATTTGCCTGTCAGCCAGCTGACCTATTTCTTCTCCGCAATCCTCATCAGTGGTGTGATACATGAAGTCGGCCATGGGGTGGCAGCTATTCG agAACAAGTTCGATTTAACGGATTTGGGATTTTTATCTTCATTGTCTATCCTGGAGCGTTTGTTGACCTCTTCACAACCCACTTGCAACTGATATCTCCAGTACAGCAATTAAGGATATTTTGCGCCG gAGTATGGCATAATTTTGTTCTCGGTGTTGCAAGTTTCatagttttgtttctgctgccagccattcttttccctttctattACACGGGTGTTGGGGCACTTGTCACTGAAGTTGCAGAG gaTTCTCCTGCCAATGGACCAAGAGGTCTTTTTGTGGGAGACATTGTCACTAACCTACAAGACTGCCCAGTTTATAGTGTTGAAGACTGGAATTCCTGTCTGGgagacatttcagaaaagtcACAGGTCGGCTACTGTATAAGTGCAGCCACCCTACAGCAATTAAGCTTTCCGGCTAGAG TCTATAGAAGGCTCGACGGCACAGTTGAATGTTGCAGTAACAACAGCCTCACagacatttgcttttcatatAGCAATAAGTTGGACAGCCACCTG TATGCCTGTCTGCCAGCACGAAAAGTTATTGAGGCCAGCAAAGTTTGTCGATCCAACATGGACTGCCAGAAGGACTTTGTTCCAAGCTTTTGTGTGACTCCTTCTTTAGAGAACCAAACAAGGCTAATCAGGGTAAAACATCCACCCCATATTGACATGCTGTATGTAGGACACCCCATGCATCTTCAGTACACAG
- the MBTPS2 gene encoding membrane-bound transcription factor site-2 protease isoform X4 translates to MIPIPVVVCVLGGWCAIYLVDTLLKSSNSLKASYEDWLLTYGLSVSPFHMRWQTALFNRQFYNWGRWKPRFLYLWFSIGMVFGIVAMFGSVILLGKTLIQTLTQMLTEAPKAQNDRMLQVVVPGVNLPVSQLTYFFSAILISGVIHEVGHGVAAIREQVRFNGFGIFIFIVYPGAFVDLFTTHLQLISPVQQLRIFCAGVWHNFVLGVASFIVLFLLPAILFPFYYTGVGALVTEVAEDSPANGPRGLFVGDIVTNLQDCPVYSVEDWNSCLGDISEKSQVGYCISAATLQQLSFPARVYRRLDGTVECCSNNSLTDICFSYSNKLDSHLYACLPARKVIEASKVCRSNMDCQKDFVPSFCVTPSLENQTRLIRVKHPPHIDMLYVGHPMHLQYTARGEAWTTQA, encoded by the exons ATGATCCCGATCCCGGTGGTGGTGTGCGTGCTGGGGGGCTGGTGCGCCATCTACCTGGTGGATACGCTGCTCAAG TCATCCAACTCTCTGAAGGCATCTTATGAAGACTGGCTGCTGACGTATGGCTTGAGTGTCTCTCCTTTTCACATGCGATGGCAAACAGCTCTCTTCAACCGCCAGTTCTACAACTGGGGGAGATGGAAGCCcagatttctgtatttatg GTTCAGCATAGGAATGGTGTTCGGTATAGTTGCCATGTTTGGCTCTGTTATTCTTCTCGGAAAGACACTGATACAAACACTGACACAGATGCTCACCGAGGCACCAAAAGCCCAGAATGATCGTATGCTGCAAGTTGTG GTGCCTGGTGTAAATTTGCCTGTCAGCCAGCTGACCTATTTCTTCTCCGCAATCCTCATCAGTGGTGTGATACATGAAGTCGGCCATGGGGTGGCAGCTATTCG agAACAAGTTCGATTTAACGGATTTGGGATTTTTATCTTCATTGTCTATCCTGGAGCGTTTGTTGACCTCTTCACAACCCACTTGCAACTGATATCTCCAGTACAGCAATTAAGGATATTTTGCGCCG gAGTATGGCATAATTTTGTTCTCGGTGTTGCAAGTTTCatagttttgtttctgctgccagccattcttttccctttctattACACGGGTGTTGGGGCACTTGTCACTGAAGTTGCAGAG gaTTCTCCTGCCAATGGACCAAGAGGTCTTTTTGTGGGAGACATTGTCACTAACCTACAAGACTGCCCAGTTTATAGTGTTGAAGACTGGAATTCCTGTCTGGgagacatttcagaaaagtcACAGGTCGGCTACTGTATAAGTGCAGCCACCCTACAGCAATTAAGCTTTCCGGCTAGAG TCTATAGAAGGCTCGACGGCACAGTTGAATGTTGCAGTAACAACAGCCTCACagacatttgcttttcatatAGCAATAAGTTGGACAGCCACCTG TATGCCTGTCTGCCAGCACGAAAAGTTATTGAGGCCAGCAAAGTTTGTCGATCCAACATGGACTGCCAGAAGGACTTTGTTCCAAGCTTTTGTGTGACTCCTTCTTTAGAGAACCAAACAAGGCTAATCAGGGTAAAACATCCACCCCATATTGACATGCTGTATGTAGGACACCCCATGCATCTTCAGTACACAG CCAGAGGAGAGGCATGGACTACTCAGGCCTAA